Proteins encoded in a region of the Peromyscus maniculatus bairdii isolate BWxNUB_F1_BW_parent chromosome 15, HU_Pman_BW_mat_3.1, whole genome shotgun sequence genome:
- the Irx1 gene encoding iroquois-class homeodomain protein IRX-1, which yields MSFPQLGYPQYLSATGPGAYGGERPGVLAAAAAAAAAASSGRPGTAELGAGAGAAAVTSVLGMYAAAGPYAGAPNYSAFLPYAADLSLFSQMGSQYELKDNPGVHPATFAAHTTPAYYPYGQFQYGDPGRPKNATRESTSTLKAWLNEHRKNPYPTKGEKIMLAIITKMTLTQVSTWFANARRRLKKENKVTWGARSKDQEDGALFGSDTEGDPEKAEDDEEIDLESIDIDQIDERDGDQSNEDEEDKAEVPRARAAPPALARDQGSPLSAAEALKSQDSPLGLAKEVSEPSSTRLLSPGATAVGLQGAPNSKPKIWSLAETATSPDGVPKASPPPPSSHPSAHGPPSGAPLQHPAFLPSHGLYTCHIGKFSNWTNGAFLAQGSLLNMRSFLGVGAPHAAPHGPHLPAPPPPQPPVQVATGVLHGDKASARSSPALPERDLVPRSDSPPQQLKSSFQPVRDNSLAPQEGTPRILAALPSA from the exons ATGTCCTTCCCGCAGCTGGGCTACCCGCAGTACCTAAGCGCCACGGGCCCAGGCGCCTACGGCGGAGAGCGCCCTGGGGTGCTGGCTGCGGCCGCGGCTGCTGCGGCCGCCGCCTCGTCGGGCCGGCCGGGGACTGCGGAGCTGGGAGCAGGCGCGGGAGCGGCCGCAGTTACCTCGGTGCTGGGCATGTATGCCGCGGCGGGACCGTACGCGGGCGCACCCAACTACAGCGCCTTCCTGCCCTATGCCGCGGACCTCAGCCTCTTCTCGCAGATG GGCTCTCAGTATGAACTCAAGGACAACCCAGGGGTGCACCCAGCCACCTTCGCAGCCCACACGACGCCTGCTTATTATCCCTATGGCCAGTTCCAATACGGAGATCCCGGTCGGCCCAAGAACGCCACGCGCGAGAGCACCAGCACGCTGAAAGCCTGGCTCAACGAGCACCGCAAGAACCCGTACCCCACCAAGGGCGAGAAGATCATGCTGGCCATCATCACCAAGATGACCCTCACGCAGGTCTCCACCTGGTTCGCCAACGCGCGACGCCGCCTCAAGAAGGAGAACAAGGTGACATGGGGGGCGCGCAGCAAGGACCAGGAAGACGGCGCCCTCTTTGGCAGCGACACGGAGGGCGACCCGGAGAAGGCCGAGGACGACGAGGAGATCGACCTGGAGAGCATTGACATCGACCAGATCGACGAGCGTGATGGTGACCAGAGCAACGAAGACGAGGAGGACAAGGCTGAAGTTCCCAGGGCGCGCGCAGCCCCTCCCGCCCTAGCTCGGGACCAGGGTTCACCGCTGTCGGCCGCCGAGGCACTCAAGTCCCAAGATTCGCCCTTGGGCCTGGCTAAGGAGGTTTCAGAGCCCAGCAGCACGCGCCTGCTGAGTCCTGGCGCCACGGCGGTCGGCCTGCAGGGCGCGCCGAACAGCAAGCCCAAGATCTGGTCGCTGGCTGAGACAGCCACTAGCCCCGACGGCGTGCCTAAGGCATCTCCACCGCCACCCTCCAGCCATCCCAGCGCGCACGGGCCTCCCAGCGGCGCGCCCCTGCAACACCCGGCTTTTCTGCCCAGCCACGGACTGTACACCTGCCACATAGGCAAGTTTTCCAACTGGACCAACGGCGCGTTCCTCGCACAGGGCTCGCTGCTGAACATGCGCTCTTTCCTGGGCGTTGGCGCGCCCCATGCCGCACCCCACGGCCCACACCtgcctgcaccaccacctccacagcCGCCTGTCCAGGTTGCCACCGGGGTGCTCCACGGTGACAAGGCCTCCGCGCGAAGCAGTCCTGCACTTCCAG AGAGAGACCTAGTCCCCAGGTCGGATTCGCCCCCACAGCAGTTAAAGTCGTCCTTCCAGCCCGTACGCGACAA CTCGCTGGCACCGCAGGAGGGAACGCCTCGGATCCTCGCAGCCCTCCCGTCTGCCTGA